From one Verrucomicrobiales bacterium genomic stretch:
- a CDS encoding polysaccharide deacetylase family protein: protein MNTPTRLSHLARTWLLLLGFQAAAVEPIPDKLVVLTFDDSVASQHSIVRPLLKRYGFGATFFITEGFSFRTNKQDYLTWSQIRELHDDGFEIGNHTRDHLGVAPSTLGQLRGQIEFINQRCAENGIPRPISFSYPGNTLTPGALPILRDLGIRWARRGGGPEHAYDWGKGFAYEPGKDHPLLIPSAGDARPDWTLSDFKRAVDQARDGRIAVMQFHGVPDREHPWVNTFPERFEEYLKYLHDQKCRVLAMRDLERFVDPTQLPTDPLAIVEQRRSERREILVEGVIVDAANQAPLPARLSIRGPDGRWHFPRSASSSGSAVRYERRNGSNTNAVEMHTALSAHPFRVELIPGTYVFRAEHGKEYFPTEQRVVVASGLGKVSLPLVRWVNMSAQGWFSGDTHNHRDPAELAINQLADDVNVALPMVDWTTVSTVAPTDSGRGFKGVWTNAPIRVDSNHVWYPRNTEYEIFQTGKANHTLGALVILNHQTRFTDPVLPLSRIAEKAHAQGALLDLEKHNWPWSIALVPIAKIDLFELANNHHWATEYAVRNWAVPAPAYMGLEGTGTDTERGWTLYGFQTYYALLNCGLRIHPTAGTANGVHPVPLGFSRVYVHLDEPFSYEAWIKGLGAGRSFVTTGPMLLAQADGRWPGASLANRPADRPHDLTCEVLSEQPLESLELIVNGEVAKTFKPQNQPTSKRAFRSEATHAFNPSGSAWLAWRCVEARDGGRIRFAHTAPWHLDVPNAPVVPRGVEAEWLVQRVQEEIKRSEGIAPAELIEEYRKSLAFYQDVLRRAR, encoded by the coding sequence ATGAACACTCCCACACGGCTCTCCCATTTGGCGCGGACGTGGCTGCTTCTCCTTGGATTTCAGGCCGCCGCGGTGGAGCCGATCCCCGACAAGCTGGTGGTGCTCACCTTCGACGACTCGGTGGCCTCTCAGCACTCCATCGTGCGCCCGTTACTGAAGCGCTATGGATTCGGAGCCACATTCTTCATCACGGAGGGTTTCTCGTTCCGCACGAACAAACAGGACTACCTGACCTGGAGCCAAATCCGCGAACTTCACGACGATGGCTTCGAAATCGGCAACCACACCCGAGATCACCTCGGCGTGGCACCATCCACACTGGGACAACTCCGCGGTCAGATCGAGTTCATCAACCAGCGCTGCGCCGAGAACGGGATACCACGTCCGATCAGCTTCAGTTACCCGGGGAACACCCTGACGCCCGGAGCGCTTCCGATTCTGAGAGACCTCGGCATCCGCTGGGCGCGGCGGGGTGGCGGACCCGAGCATGCCTACGATTGGGGAAAGGGGTTTGCTTACGAGCCCGGGAAGGACCATCCCCTACTCATCCCCTCCGCGGGCGATGCGCGCCCCGACTGGACGCTGTCGGACTTCAAACGCGCCGTGGATCAAGCGCGCGATGGACGCATCGCGGTGATGCAATTCCACGGCGTGCCGGATCGCGAGCATCCCTGGGTCAACACCTTCCCCGAACGCTTCGAGGAATACCTGAAGTATCTTCATGACCAGAAGTGTCGCGTCCTCGCGATGCGAGATCTGGAACGGTTCGTGGATCCGACCCAACTTCCCACCGATCCGTTGGCCATTGTGGAGCAGCGACGCTCGGAACGTCGGGAGATCTTGGTGGAAGGGGTCATCGTAGATGCCGCCAACCAGGCTCCCCTGCCCGCCCGGCTCTCGATTCGCGGACCGGATGGACGCTGGCACTTTCCCCGGTCTGCCTCCTCCTCCGGATCCGCCGTGCGCTATGAGCGTCGGAACGGATCCAACACCAACGCGGTAGAGATGCACACCGCCCTGTCTGCCCACCCATTTCGGGTAGAATTGATCCCGGGGACCTATGTGTTCCGCGCCGAGCATGGCAAAGAATACTTTCCCACCGAGCAGAGAGTCGTGGTGGCATCGGGTCTCGGCAAAGTGTCGCTGCCCCTGGTCCGATGGGTCAACATGAGCGCCCAGGGATGGTTCTCCGGCGACACTCACAATCATCGCGATCCCGCCGAGTTAGCCATCAACCAGTTGGCGGACGATGTGAACGTGGCGCTGCCCATGGTCGATTGGACCACCGTCTCCACCGTCGCCCCTACCGACAGCGGCCGCGGGTTCAAGGGAGTCTGGACCAACGCACCCATCCGCGTGGACAGCAACCATGTCTGGTATCCCCGCAACACCGAGTATGAGATTTTCCAGACGGGCAAAGCCAATCACACCCTGGGCGCCCTGGTTATCCTGAACCATCAGACCCGCTTTACGGATCCGGTACTCCCGCTCAGTCGCATCGCGGAAAAAGCCCATGCGCAAGGGGCGCTGCTCGATCTCGAGAAGCACAATTGGCCCTGGTCCATCGCCTTGGTCCCGATCGCCAAGATCGACCTCTTTGAGTTGGCGAACAACCATCATTGGGCCACGGAATATGCAGTGCGGAACTGGGCGGTTCCGGCACCGGCCTACATGGGGCTCGAGGGCACCGGCACCGACACGGAACGCGGCTGGACGCTTTATGGCTTCCAGACCTATTACGCGCTTTTAAACTGCGGCCTTCGGATCCATCCAACCGCCGGAACCGCCAACGGAGTGCACCCGGTGCCGCTGGGGTTCAGTCGCGTCTATGTCCACCTCGACGAGCCGTTCAGCTATGAAGCGTGGATCAAAGGACTCGGTGCCGGCCGGAGCTTCGTCACGACCGGCCCCATGCTCCTCGCCCAAGCCGATGGCCGATGGCCCGGAGCCTCGTTGGCAAACCGCCCGGCCGACCGACCCCACGATCTCACCTGCGAGGTGCTGAGCGAACAGCCCCTCGAAAGCCTCGAGCTGATCGTCAATGGCGAAGTGGCCAAGACGTTCAAGCCACAGAACCAACCGACGTCAAAAAGAGCCTTTCGATCCGAGGCAACTCATGCATTCAATCCATCCGGTAGTGCTTGGCTCGCCTGGCGCTGCGTTGAAGCGCGAGACGGAGGCCGAATTCGTTTTGCCCATACCGCTCCTTGGCATCTGGATGTTCCCAATGCTCCCGTGGTTCCACGTGGAGTGGAAGCCGAGTGGCTCGTACAACGGGTGCAAGAGGAGATCAAGCGGAGCGAGGGTATCGCACCTGCTGAGCTGATTGAAGAATACCGGAAGTCGCTCGCCTTCTACCAAGACGTCCTTCGTCGGGCACGGTAA
- a CDS encoding CHRD domain-containing protein yields the protein MNTPSRPGLFSRAPGAERFARFLNSTLLLSLLAGPVEKSFGYSSPIVLSTDDRLVWAVNPHDNSVSVIRPDSNEILTEISVGKEPHSLAITPDKRWVYVANAADNSVSVIRIDFGGWAGFAASVDTSVGVNGRLLTGAEPCAVTCSPDGKRVFVANGQQDTVTVINAETRTVIGHVDLRNSVANDPDRRRLFQPAGLAVTSDSKKLYVTRFISFTKPGGRQGDDQGKEGLVAVLDIDTSSTSLSGYRVSRAIALAPQLTGFSVPGVTNATEAATFAFPNQLNSIVIRGDHAYLPNVAASPSGPLRFNLDTHAFVNVIGGVNSAAPSDLGALNLHLGARDPEAGKRRLFFANPWAMAFTSQSGAGSAYVVSAASDLLVKLNVAADGSLSFTQDGNTTRYIDLNDPDDAQTSGRNAGKNPQGIVITRDGSRAYVHNAISKNVSVVDLATDQVIKVIPLKPLPPPGTLAEQVLVGAEMFFSSRGNFDAVPGATVSLRDRLSSEGWQGCASCHPRGLTDGVVWQFGAGPRKSVQMNATFNPHFPDRQRVLNYSGIFDEVEDFEINIRNVSGPGNLPNTTPPQLNPNQGLLIGDDGDVNKTPGALNGFAKANGERPQLTVTLPGSNVKQPALTALREWVRHAIRTPNAPLPGFGGAGVDAAVLSEGRRLFELVGCVTCHGGSHWTTSLKDFNSPPAASEIFTERTPAPTSGNPIGTQYLNRFLRDVASFNLGVPGGGNEFGKNIGAVEQAAPTVANGVIAPGQDALGKDYNGDGAGVGYNVPSLLGIVAMQPYNHNGAAESIEEILLDPRHWQQGGGDPSLLASPRARAVLAAFVESIDAKTPVFQIPGEPLVISDATRSAEGFRVDWTGGFGPYALEKKQEIEEAEFTTVAVTSERTANDLFSGRSAFYRVFDLAHAPTVWLNVAMSGDAEQPNSVDTAGVGYGYLRVKGDRLSFTITYAGLSSPAVAAHIHGPAAASGVGGVLIDLGPFKGDGFGTSGRLLGEVTLTAEQKAFILGNRTYVNIHTVNHPAGELRGQAINAALKVSLTGAAERPNPLSTPAGGFGLFTLVGKTLAFNINYHGLSGSAVAAHIHGLATDAATAPPLIDLGRYALGGFGDHGALVGTVELDSRQLAALADGLAYVNIHTPAHPGGEIRGQISGNTTAIPFSADLSGAAERPASVDSLATGFVSAGLTDHHFRFHISYRGLSGPVTAAHIHGPASTTGTGDVLLNLTPFAKGTLGAHGEFSGSIELSAEWRSHLVNGDVYVNLHTAQNPGGEIRGQIAPVLLDCVMTGANERPNPVVGDALGTARLSLLGRTLTFQIDYAGLSGPATAAHLHGPAGVEETASPLIDLKPYALGGLGASGFFLGAVETQLSAWGAVIDGLSYLNIHTAAHAPGEIRGQVRPVIDPSR from the coding sequence ATGAACACTCCATCCCGCCCAGGCTTGTTTTCGCGTGCGCCTGGAGCCGAGCGCTTCGCTCGGTTTTTAAACTCAACACTCCTCCTCAGCCTGCTCGCGGGCCCGGTTGAAAAATCCTTCGGATACTCCTCGCCCATCGTCCTTTCCACGGACGACCGGCTTGTTTGGGCGGTGAACCCGCACGACAATAGCGTCAGTGTCATCAGGCCTGACTCCAACGAGATTCTCACGGAAATATCTGTGGGAAAGGAGCCACACTCCCTGGCCATTACCCCTGACAAGAGGTGGGTTTACGTCGCCAATGCGGCTGATAACTCGGTCAGTGTCATCCGAATCGATTTCGGAGGGTGGGCTGGTTTCGCGGCCTCGGTGGACACCTCCGTGGGAGTAAATGGTCGTCTCCTTACGGGAGCCGAACCCTGCGCAGTCACGTGTTCCCCGGATGGTAAACGTGTGTTTGTGGCCAATGGGCAACAGGACACTGTGACCGTCATCAATGCTGAGACGCGCACCGTGATTGGTCACGTGGACCTGCGCAACAGTGTAGCGAACGATCCAGACCGGCGTCGGCTCTTTCAGCCTGCCGGCTTGGCGGTGACCTCTGACAGCAAAAAGCTGTATGTCACGCGGTTCATCTCCTTCACCAAGCCGGGTGGACGGCAAGGCGATGATCAGGGTAAGGAGGGGCTGGTTGCCGTCCTCGACATCGACACCTCGTCAACGTCGCTGTCCGGCTATCGGGTTTCGCGTGCCATTGCGCTGGCTCCGCAGTTGACGGGCTTTAGTGTCCCGGGAGTTACGAATGCGACGGAGGCCGCGACCTTCGCCTTTCCGAATCAACTCAACTCGATCGTGATTCGCGGCGACCACGCGTATCTGCCCAACGTGGCGGCTTCGCCCAGCGGTCCGCTTCGGTTTAACCTCGATACCCATGCCTTTGTAAACGTCATTGGCGGAGTCAATAGCGCCGCTCCGAGTGATCTTGGGGCTTTGAACCTCCATCTGGGAGCGCGGGACCCGGAAGCCGGCAAACGTCGACTGTTCTTCGCTAATCCCTGGGCCATGGCCTTCACCTCTCAGAGCGGAGCTGGATCGGCGTATGTCGTGAGCGCCGCCAGCGACCTGCTGGTGAAACTGAACGTGGCCGCGGATGGTAGCCTGAGCTTCACCCAGGATGGAAACACGACCCGGTATATCGATCTCAACGATCCCGACGATGCTCAGACGAGCGGGCGCAACGCCGGAAAGAACCCTCAAGGAATCGTCATCACCCGTGATGGCTCGCGAGCTTACGTGCACAATGCCATTTCGAAGAATGTTAGCGTCGTCGACCTCGCGACCGATCAGGTGATCAAAGTCATCCCGCTCAAGCCGCTTCCGCCTCCGGGAACGCTCGCCGAACAGGTTTTAGTGGGCGCTGAAATGTTTTTCTCCTCCCGCGGCAACTTTGATGCAGTGCCGGGCGCGACGGTGTCCTTGCGCGATCGGCTTTCCAGCGAAGGTTGGCAAGGCTGTGCCAGTTGCCATCCCCGTGGGTTGACCGACGGCGTGGTCTGGCAGTTCGGAGCGGGACCCCGCAAGAGCGTTCAGATGAATGCGACTTTCAATCCTCATTTTCCCGACCGCCAGCGCGTGCTCAACTACTCGGGGATTTTTGATGAGGTGGAGGATTTCGAGATCAACATCCGGAACGTGTCCGGTCCCGGCAACCTGCCGAATACAACACCCCCCCAGTTGAATCCGAATCAAGGACTGCTCATCGGGGATGACGGCGACGTCAACAAGACGCCGGGAGCGCTCAACGGGTTCGCCAAAGCCAATGGGGAACGCCCCCAATTGACCGTCACGTTGCCGGGGAGCAACGTCAAGCAACCTGCGCTCACAGCGCTGCGGGAGTGGGTTCGCCATGCCATTCGTACCCCGAACGCCCCGTTGCCCGGGTTTGGGGGTGCCGGAGTCGATGCCGCGGTTCTGAGCGAAGGACGGCGGCTCTTTGAATTGGTGGGCTGCGTGACTTGCCACGGAGGCAGCCATTGGACCACCTCCCTCAAGGATTTCAACTCACCGCCCGCCGCCTCAGAAATCTTTACCGAGCGCACGCCGGCACCAACGTCCGGTAATCCCATTGGAACCCAGTATCTCAATCGGTTCCTTCGCGACGTCGCCAGCTTCAATCTGGGCGTGCCCGGTGGAGGTAACGAGTTCGGTAAGAATATCGGAGCCGTGGAGCAGGCAGCGCCGACGGTCGCCAATGGCGTCATTGCGCCCGGGCAGGACGCGTTGGGCAAGGACTACAACGGAGACGGAGCTGGCGTGGGGTATAACGTGCCCTCGTTGCTGGGGATTGTTGCGATGCAGCCCTACAATCACAACGGCGCCGCCGAGTCGATCGAGGAGATTCTTCTGGATCCCCGTCATTGGCAGCAGGGCGGAGGAGATCCCTCACTCCTTGCTAGCCCGAGGGCGCGCGCGGTGCTGGCCGCTTTCGTGGAATCGATCGATGCCAAAACTCCCGTGTTTCAGATTCCTGGGGAACCTTTGGTGATATCGGATGCAACCCGATCTGCGGAGGGCTTTAGGGTCGATTGGACGGGTGGTTTCGGGCCCTACGCACTCGAGAAGAAGCAGGAAATCGAGGAGGCTGAGTTCACGACCGTCGCGGTCACCTCGGAACGCACCGCCAACGATCTCTTCAGCGGGCGTTCAGCGTTCTATCGGGTGTTCGACCTGGCCCATGCTCCGACGGTTTGGTTGAATGTCGCGATGAGCGGCGACGCGGAACAACCGAATTCCGTGGACACCGCCGGGGTGGGATATGGCTATCTGCGCGTGAAGGGGGATCGGCTCAGTTTCACGATTACGTATGCAGGATTGTCGTCGCCTGCTGTCGCGGCGCATATCCACGGTCCGGCGGCCGCGTCGGGGGTAGGTGGGGTGCTCATCGATCTCGGACCTTTCAAGGGAGACGGTTTCGGGACTTCGGGGCGGTTGTTGGGAGAAGTCACCCTCACGGCCGAGCAGAAGGCCTTTATCCTGGGCAATCGTACCTATGTGAACATTCACACGGTGAACCATCCGGCAGGCGAACTGCGCGGGCAGGCGATCAACGCCGCCCTGAAAGTATCGCTCACCGGAGCCGCGGAGCGCCCGAACCCCTTGTCGACCCCGGCCGGTGGTTTCGGATTGTTCACCCTCGTGGGCAAGACATTGGCGTTTAACATCAATTACCACGGGCTGTCAGGTAGCGCGGTTGCGGCGCACATCCATGGCCTGGCGACCGATGCGGCCACCGCGCCTCCGCTCATCGATCTTGGGCGTTACGCCCTCGGCGGTTTTGGGGACCATGGTGCCCTGGTGGGAACGGTGGAACTCGATTCCCGCCAGCTGGCGGCTCTCGCCGATGGATTGGCCTATGTGAATATCCACACGCCGGCGCATCCAGGAGGGGAGATTCGGGGGCAGATCAGCGGCAACACCACCGCCATTCCGTTCAGCGCGGACCTGAGTGGAGCAGCGGAGCGTCCTGCTTCGGTGGATTCCTTGGCGACGGGATTTGTCAGCGCCGGGCTTACGGATCATCACTTCCGATTCCACATTTCCTACCGGGGGCTCTCCGGACCGGTCACGGCGGCTCATATTCATGGGCCTGCTTCGACCACTGGAACGGGCGATGTTCTGTTGAACCTGACGCCATTTGCAAAAGGGACTCTCGGTGCTCACGGTGAGTTTTCCGGAAGCATCGAGCTTTCCGCCGAGTGGCGCTCGCATCTGGTCAATGGCGATGTCTACGTCAACTTGCACACGGCGCAGAATCCCGGCGGTGAAATCCGAGGGCAGATCGCGCCGGTGCTGCTCGACTGTGTCATGACGGGGGCGAACGAGCGTCCGAATCCGGTGGTGGGCGATGCTCTAGGTACGGCCCGCCTCTCGCTCTTGGGTCGAACGTTGACCTTCCAGATTGATTACGCGGGGCTGTCAGGTCCAGCTACCGCCGCTCACTTGCATGGTCCGGCGGGTGTGGAAGAGACAGCATCCCCGTTGATCGATCTCAAGCCCTACGCCTTAGGCGGACTGGGTGCTTCGGGATTTTTCCTCGGAGCGGTGGAAACTCAACTCAGTGCCTGGGGGGCTGTGATTGATGGGCTCAGCTACCTGAACATCCACACTGCGGCTCATGCTCCAGGCGAGATTCGTGGCCAGGTGCGTCCCGTGATCGATCCCTCGCGTTAA